One Pseudomonas abieticivorans genomic region harbors:
- a CDS encoding sigma-70 family RNA polymerase sigma factor, giving the protein MSFTAAHRQHTLDRLFGEHHHWLFDRLRLRLGCPDDAADMASETFVQVVAMPAPQAIREPRALLTTIAKRLMYDTWRRRDLERAYLEALAAQPEPLEPSPEERALVMESLMAIDALLDGLSSRARTAFLCSQLEGMKYADIAAQLGVSTIRVRQYVAKGLMLCCRELMAP; this is encoded by the coding sequence ATGTCGTTCACCGCCGCCCACCGCCAGCACACCCTTGACCGCCTGTTCGGCGAACACCACCATTGGCTGTTCGACCGCTTGCGCCTGCGCCTGGGTTGCCCCGACGATGCCGCCGACATGGCGTCGGAAACATTTGTGCAGGTGGTGGCGATGCCAGCGCCCCAAGCGATTCGCGAGCCACGGGCCCTGTTGACCACCATCGCCAAGCGGCTGATGTACGACACCTGGCGCCGTCGCGACCTGGAGCGCGCCTATCTTGAAGCGCTGGCCGCGCAACCCGAGCCGTTGGAACCGTCGCCCGAAGAGCGCGCACTGGTGATGGAAAGCCTGATGGCCATAGATGCCCTGCTCGACGGCCTGTCGTCACGGGCGCGCACCGCGTTTTTGTGCAGCCAACTGGAAGGCATGAAATACGCCGACATCGCCGCGCAACTGGGCGTGTCCACCATCCGCGTGCGCCAATACGTGGCCAAGGGCTTGATGCTGTGTTGTCGCGAGTTGATGGCGCCATGA
- a CDS encoding FecR domain-containing protein, translated as MSLPRAAIEQAVQWTAVMRDEPIAAGERREFEAWLHADPAHAQAWSRVQGHLQHAFAALGNADPTLRHALQAPRPSRRHVLRGALALAGVGVGVALLSRPGMPLAEITADLSTGTGERLSRGLADGSRLQLDAQSAVDVHFTPQLRLLVLRAGQLIIDVQRESRPLVVVTPYGRVQSLDARLMVALHPGAAHAWVMGTQADIATRSGATAHLQAGQGARFTDTITLLAPNRSGESRWQDGWLSVVDWPLGDVINALRPYRRGVLRISPQAAVVHVSGTFSLDHSDRALSALEQTMPVRIRRYLDWWTSVELS; from the coding sequence ATGAGCCTGCCCCGCGCCGCCATCGAGCAAGCCGTGCAGTGGACCGCCGTGATGCGTGACGAACCCATCGCTGCGGGCGAGCGCCGTGAATTCGAGGCCTGGCTGCACGCCGACCCGGCCCACGCCCAAGCCTGGTCGCGGGTGCAAGGGCACCTGCAACATGCCTTCGCCGCGCTGGGCAATGCCGACCCCACTTTGCGCCATGCCCTACAGGCGCCGCGCCCCAGTCGCCGGCATGTATTGCGCGGCGCCCTGGCGTTGGCCGGCGTGGGCGTGGGCGTAGCCTTGCTGAGCCGCCCGGGCATGCCGCTGGCAGAGATCACCGCAGACCTGAGCACCGGCACCGGCGAGCGGCTAAGCCGGGGTTTGGCCGATGGCAGCCGCCTGCAGCTGGACGCCCAGAGCGCGGTAGACGTGCACTTCACCCCGCAATTGCGCCTGCTGGTGTTGCGCGCCGGCCAATTGATCATCGACGTGCAACGTGAGTCGCGGCCCCTGGTGGTGGTCACCCCCTATGGTCGCGTGCAGTCGTTGGACGCGCGGCTGATGGTCGCCTTGCACCCGGGCGCCGCCCACGCCTGGGTCATGGGTACCCAGGCCGACATCGCAACCCGCAGCGGCGCCACCGCCCATTTGCAGGCCGGCCAAGGCGCGCGCTTTACCGACACCATCACCCTGCTGGCGCCCAACCGCAGCGGTGAAAGCCGCTGGCAGGATGGCTGGCTGAGCGTGGTCGACTGGCCGCTGGGCGATGTGATCAATGCCTTGCGCCCTTATCGGCGCGGCGTGTTGCGCATCAGCCCGCAGGCAGCGGTGGTGCATGTGTCTGGCACCTTTTCCCTGGACCACAGCGACCGTGCCCTCAGCGCGTTGGAGCAAACCATGCCGGTGCGCATCAGGCGCTACCTGGACTGGTGGACCAGCGTTGAGCTCAGTTGA
- a CDS encoding MBOAT family O-acyltransferase, whose translation MSFFSIEFALCFMVFFVLYWSFTWSTTAQNLLLLAASYGLLASIDPLFFQVLFGYTLAVYGLGQLSARYPGRKATYGLILLLVLGSFYFFKYQDFFVTSVQQALQTFGFTVSLPLFEVLLPAGLSFYVFHSVSYLVSINRAEITPAKPQDLALYLAFFPSLIAGPVNRATHFLPQIQRTSTRHVIEPQRALGLIALAVVKLFFLSAWLANEWVDPVFDTPSAFSPEQVLLSVYGYSLQIYLNFSGYTHLVTGIALLLGFRLPPNFDYPYLARNLKEFWDRWHISLSRFIRDYVYIPLGGNRQGFWRGNLNLLAAMLISGLWHGASSNFIIWGGLHGLGLIAYKLYSRWRPHPATWPGSTTLMRVLTFHYVAFAWIFFRSPTLEGTQDMLLGISQLSWQGLGNGPWAGLVGCLALVILYPWLVASLRSLFASSQRIPWLIYPVPLGLFISLVIFASPSGVPGFIYASF comes from the coding sequence ATGAGCTTCTTTTCGATCGAATTCGCTCTGTGTTTCATGGTTTTTTTCGTGCTGTACTGGAGCTTCACCTGGAGCACCACGGCGCAGAACCTGCTGTTGCTCGCCGCCAGTTACGGCCTGCTCGCCTCCATCGACCCGCTATTTTTCCAAGTGCTGTTCGGCTACACCCTGGCGGTGTATGGGCTGGGGCAGTTGAGTGCGCGCTACCCAGGCCGCAAGGCCACCTACGGCTTGATCCTGCTGCTGGTACTGGGCAGTTTTTACTTTTTCAAATACCAGGACTTCTTCGTCACCAGCGTGCAACAAGCGCTGCAAACCTTCGGCTTCACTGTGTCGCTGCCGCTGTTCGAAGTGCTGCTGCCGGCGGGCTTGTCGTTTTACGTGTTCCATTCAGTCAGCTACCTGGTGTCGATCAACCGCGCTGAAATAACGCCGGCCAAGCCCCAGGACCTGGCACTGTACCTGGCGTTTTTCCCCAGCCTGATCGCCGGTCCGGTCAACCGTGCCACGCATTTTCTACCGCAGATCCAGCGCACTAGCACCCGCCATGTGATCGAACCGCAGCGGGCCTTGGGCTTGATCGCATTGGCGGTGGTGAAGCTGTTTTTTCTCAGCGCCTGGCTTGCCAACGAGTGGGTGGACCCGGTGTTCGATACGCCCAGCGCCTTCAGCCCCGAGCAGGTGTTGCTGAGCGTGTACGGCTATTCGTTGCAGATTTATCTCAACTTCAGCGGCTACACCCACTTGGTCACCGGCATCGCCCTGTTGCTGGGTTTTCGCCTGCCGCCGAACTTTGACTACCCCTACCTGGCCCGTAACCTGAAGGAGTTCTGGGACCGCTGGCACATCAGCTTGTCGCGCTTTATCCGGGACTACGTGTACATCCCGCTGGGTGGCAACCGCCAGGGTTTCTGGCGCGGCAACCTGAACCTGTTGGCGGCCATGCTGATCTCTGGCCTGTGGCACGGCGCCAGCTCGAATTTCATTATCTGGGGCGGGCTGCATGGCCTGGGGCTGATTGCCTACAAGCTTTACAGCCGCTGGCGACCACACCCTGCGACATGGCCGGGCTCTACAACCCTGATGCGCGTGCTGACCTTTCACTACGTGGCCTTTGCCTGGATCTTTTTCCGCAGCCCCACGCTGGAAGGCACCCAAGACATGCTGCTGGGTATCAGCCAACTGTCCTGGCAAGGCCTGGGTAATGGCCCTTGGGCCGGGCTGGTGGGTTGCCTGGCGCTGGTGATCCTGTACCCCTGGCTGGTCGCCAGCCTGCGCAGCCTGTTCGCCAGCAGTCAGCGCATACCGTGGCTGATTTATCCGGTGCCGCTGGGGTTGTTCATCTCATTGGTGATCTTCGCTTCACCGTCGGGCGTGCCGGGGTTTATCTATGCAAGCTTCTGA